AAGCTTGAGATGAAGGAGTGCTGTGAGAAAGCGGAGTTATCAGCATTGCTTCGAATGAACGGATCACTTTCTTTTTCAAACCGTCGTCTTTCGATTGATATTCAAACAGAAAATGCAGCAATTGCCAGAAGAATTTACACATTGCTGAAAAAAGGATATGACGTAACGGTAGAATTACTTGTTCGTAAAAAGATGCGACTTAAGAAAAATAATGTATATATCGTTCGGCTTGTTGAAAAATCACGTGAAATATTAGCGGATTTGCATATTGTAAGAGAAGACTTTTCATTTATTCGCAATATCTCGCAGGAATTGATTGAAAAGAAATGCTGTAAACGATCGTATTTAAGAGGTGCATTTTTAGCAGGTGGTTCAGTAAATAACCCAGAAACATCATCTTATCACTTAGAGGTCTTTTCGCTATACAAGGAACATAATGATTCTATATGTGAACTGATGAACGGATTTGATTTAAATAGTAAGACGTTGGAAAGGCGTAAAGGGTATATTACGTATTTAAAAGAAGCGGAGAAAATTACGGAGTTCTTAAACATTATTGGTGCACATAATGCGTTGTTAAGATTTGAAGATATTCGTATTGTTCGTGATATGCGTAATTCGGTCAATCGTTTAGTGAATTGCGAAACAGCTAATTTAAATAAAACAATTGGTGCTGCTTTAAGGCAAATCGAAAATATTCGTTACATTGATGAGACGGTGGGAATGGATGTCTTGCCAGATAAACTGCGCGAGATTGCACAATTACGTATTAATTATCAAGATGTAACATTGAAAGAATTAGGCGAGATGGTATCTGGGGGGAAAATCAGTAAATCAGGTATCAATCATCGCTTGCGTAAAATCGATGAAATTGCAGAGAAATTACGCGCGGGGGAACCGGTAGCAAAAAAATAACGGTAAAGGGGAGAAATGGAGCTATGGTTCAAAAACAGGTTGAGGTTGCATTAAAAAACGGCTTGCAAGCACGTCCGGCTGCGTTGTTTGTACAAGAGGCGAATCGTTTTCATGCTGATATTTTCATTGAGAAAGATGGTAAAACAGTCAATGCGAAGAGCATAATGGGAATTATGAGCTTAGCGATTGGATCTGGCAGTAACGTAACGATTATAACAGAAGGGTCAGATGCAGAAGCTGCTTTAGAAGCGTTGGCTGCTTATGTGCAAAATAAACAGTAAAAGCTATCGCATGTAGCGATAGCTTTTTTGGTTGGGTCAATTTGTTGTGTCGAATCGCTGATATATGGTGAGAAATGGTCGATATAAAAAAGGCTATCGCGCGTGACGATAGCCTTTTTGGGTTGCGATTCTAAACGAGCCGCTTCCGCTTTTAGTGATATCCAGCTCCAGCGGCTAGAACAGTCGGTCGTTTCACCCCTTCATTCGAGGCAAAAAGCGCCTCGGAATCAGGGATTCCAACGCCCTCCTGTTCTAAACGAGCCGCTTCCGCTTTTAAGTATATTAACGATTTGTAAAGATTTTATCGATTAAGCCGTATTCTAGTGCTCTTTCTGCTGTCATGAAGTTGTCGCGGTCTGTGTCACGTTGTAGAACTTCTAATGGTTGACCTGTGCGATCAGCAAGAATTTGGTTTAATTTTTCACGTAAGAATAGGATACGTTTTGCAGCGATTTCGATTTCAGTCGCTTGACCTTGTGCTCCGCCAAGTGGTTGGTGAATCATTACTTCACTGTTTGGAAGTGCATAACGTTTTCCTTTTTCACCTGCTGCAAGTAGGAAAGCACCCATAGATGCTGCCATACCGATACAAATTGTTGATACTTGTGGTTTAATAAACTGCATTGTATCGTAAATTGCCATACCTGCTGTGATAGAACCGCCAGGACTGTTGATGTAGATGTGAATATCTTTTTCTGGATCCTGAGATTCCAGGAATAAAAGCTGGGAAACGATTGAGTTTGCTACGTTGTCATCAATTGCGCTACCAAGCATAATGATGCGGTCTTTTAATAGTCGAGAGTAAATATCGTAAGCGCGTTCTCCACGATTTGTTTGTTCAATTACTGTAGGAATTAAATTCATCTGTTATTTCCTCCTTTGAAAGCTTTCTTAGTCTTATAATACAATTATGGTCAATAAAGGTCAAACGAAACCACTTTAAATCAAAAAAATATGTAGTTGTATCATGATTTATTCGCTATGTTTTTGGAATTCCCTGCTTATGTATCTTCAACATCATAACCGAATTATATAAATTTAAACGTAATAGGAGAAGTATAGTATTCGCAAAAAACAAAAGAACGCCTTTTTCGTAGAAGCGTCCTTTTGTTTCCTATTCTTTTAAGAGGTAGGTTACTTTATTTAAAACATGTTCGATTTGTTTTGCATTTTTGCTATACATTTGACTTGCTGATTTCGATTTTGTTTCTAAAGAAAATAATTCAAGATCAGCATGACATTTTTTTAAAGAAGCTAATAGCAATGGCTTATTTTGAGGCGAAGGCATTTGGATTTTGTCATTATAGATGTCGACAGTAAGTTGTCCGTAAGAGTCGATTTGTCCAAGAAAGACATTTTCTATTACAACTCCAATCTTCTCTAACTCCATGTGAAGCCAAGCGCGATTATGACCGCTAGCTGAAAGTGGTTCATCTAGTACATTGCCATCCATAATTACTGTATGTGTTTCCTTTTCGTTCGGCACTTTTAGTCCGATGTCTTTTGCGGTTAGTGGTTGTCTATCCTTTTTCAATAAGACGTTTAATTCGCCATTTGGCTCTAATACAGCAAATTCAACATCAGCTATGTTGAATACATCTTTTTTACGAAGGAGTTCGAGTAATTCATCGCTTGTATATTTTTCCTTTTTCAAATTATCTTCGAGTACTTTTCCATCTTTTATAAAAACAGTAGATTTTCCCTCAAAGAAGTCTCTTACTGTTTTGTTTTTTAAAGAAGCAAGTCCAGCGAAAAAAGGTACGATCGCAAAAACAAGTATACTGGAAACACCGTGGAAAAAGTTTTGTTCTAGCCCAGTCGATACTTCAGCAGCGATATCACCAATTGTCATACCGGCTATGTATTCGAAAAAAGAAAGCTGAGAGATTTGTCTTTTTCCAAGCCATTTTGTGATAGCGAATAAAATAATCAAGATACATAAAGAACGTATAATGACAAGTGGCCATTCTGGTATGTGAATGTGAGGCATATAAATTCCCTCCAGTTTGCCTAAAATCCTTTATATTGTGGTTCTTCCCGTTCTAACATCGAAATTCTGTTCTTTAAATCAGCAATAACACTATCCATTTCTAACATACATTCATGGAAAACGCGTTTTGCTTCTTCGTCAGCCGCGTCTTGTGAAAGGGTACTTAAACTTGCTTGTGCACCTTTTAAACTAGCGAGACATGTTTTTACACTAGCAACAACGGTCATGGGAACACCTCTTATCCTTTTGGTTTAAATAGTAATGCGCCGATAAATCCGAATATAATGGCTGCGGAGATACCAGCACTTGTTACTTTAAACATACCTGTTATAACGCCGACAATCCCGTGCTTTGCCGCTTCTGCCATTGCTCCATGAACAAGGGCGTTTCCGAAACTTGTAATCGGAACGGTTGCCCCAGCTCCGGCAAAATCGATTAGTGGTTCATATAAATTAAATCCATCTAATATAGCACCAGCAACAACAAGTGTTGCCATTGTGTGAGCGGGCGTGAGCTTACCGACATCAAACATAAGCTGCCCGATTACGCAGATGAGTCCACCGATGACAAAAGCCCAGAAAAATATCATTGCTCTACACCTCCAAATTCAATCGATACGGCATGGGCGATGCACGGAATGGTTTCTTCTTGTTGAAATGTAAGAGGAGACAATAAAGCGCCGGTCGCTACGACAAGCATCCTTTTGAACTCACCCTTCTTCATTCGGTTTAATAAATGTCCGTATACGACTGTTGCTGAACAACCTGCCCCGCTTCCACCAGCTAATACGGGTTGGCCTTCCCGATAAATGAGCAATCCACAATCTTGAAATTGCTCGCTCTTTACTTTTGTTCCGTGCTTATGCAGTAAATCATAGGAAATTTCACGTCCGACATGACCTAGGTCGCCCGTTACGATTAAATCATAGTGAGATGCATCAATTTGCATATCGCGTAAATGTGCTTCGATTGTATCGACAGCAGCTGGAGCCATCGCGCCTCCCATGTTAAAGGGGTCAGTTAAGCCCATATCAACAATCCGTCCAATTGTTGCGGATGTCACACGCGGTCCATCTCCTGTACTACTTAAAAGCGCAGCACCAGCACCAGTTACGGTCCATTGAGCGGTAGGTGGTTTTTGACCGCCGTATTCAGTTGGATAGCGGAATTGTTTTTCCACGGCTGTATTATGACTTGATGAACCTGTTAATAAATATTTTGCACCTTTTGCATTTACAATGCTTGCACCGAGAGCAAGGCCTTCCATAGAAGTAGAGCAAGCACCAAATAATCCAAGATAAGGAGTGCCAAGTGTACGACAAGCAAAGCTTGAAGGTGTAATTTGGTTAATTAAGTCTCCGGCGAGTACAAATTGAATATCTTCTTTACGAAGTCTTGCTTTTTCCGTTGCACGGCTACAAGCTTCTTCAAATAAAATTTTATGCGCCTTTTCATAAGAATCTTGTCCGAGCCATAAATCTTCATGAAGAGTATCAAAGTCTTCAGGGATTTTTCCTTTTGCTTCAAATGGCCCACCGACTACACCTGTTGAGATGATAACTGGTTTGTTTTCAAATACCCATGTTCGGTGTCCTTGTAACATTTACAAGCCTCCCCATTGAACAAGAATGGTTTTAATAAGAGCGATTACGAAAGCAGAAAATACACCAAATAAAATAACGGATCCTGCTAATTTAAACATGTTGCCACCTACCCCAAGGACAAAGCCTTCCGTTCGGTGTTCGATGCATGCGGCGATAACAGAATTGCCAAAACCAGTAACCGGTACGGCTGTACCAGCGCCAGCAAATTGTCCAAGACGGTCATACACACCGAATCCAGTTAGCAACATAGAGATGAAAATGAGTGTCGCTACTGTTGGGTTTCCTGCAGACCTTTCAGTGAAATCGAAATAGGTGATATAAAAGGTAGAGATGAGTTGGCCGATAAAACAGATAAGACCGCCAACAAAAAAAGCTTTTATACAATTTTTTAAAACAGGCCGTTTCGGTTCGCGCTGTTGTGCAAATTTTTTATATTCCTGTTGTACAGGTGTTAAATTTTTGTCTTTACTGGACATTTGGATCCTTCCTTTTCTTTTAGAAAACGTACAATTACGTATCGGATTTCACTTCTGATTGAATGAGTTTTAATTGCTTTTTGATCTGATCCTTGTTTACTTCTTTTTTCTTAATTTTGTTCTCCAGGTTATCTAATAGCATGAAAATTTTTCGATCTGTACTTACTTGAATATTGAAAGTAGGATACTCATCGCTCAATTGTTTTTTGATTTTGGTGCGCAGAGGTTTTAAACCGAATCTTTCGTGATGCTCTGGTTTGACAGCTATGTAAAGATCTAAGTTGGAGTTAACGGCTGTGGCTTTTATTATTTCCTCCATAGCAAGTACTTTCTTCTTTGCTTCTTGAGAGATAGACTGATTAAAGGATTCTGTACTCATCTTCGTTAACTTTGGACCATTCTTTTCCTCTGTTCGTTTCGCTTCTTCTTTTTTTACTTTTTTATCTAATGGACTACTACCACAGCCGGTAAATGAGCTGAGTAGTAGTACGAATAACGCGGTTATGATTCCAAGTTTTCGCATTACGATCATTCCATTTCTATTGCTTTATGTAATCTGAGTGAAAAAGGATGATATGGAATCATCCTTTTTCTGTTTCTCAAAAAGTGAGTGCCATGAGATGGTATAGTACTTTCACTTATTGTTGTCCGTATTGAGGCTCTTCTTGCTGAACTTCATCAACACGTGGGTTTAAAGAATCAATAATAGATTGTGTTTGTTGTGCAGCTGTTTGGAAAAGTTGTTTTGCTTGTTGGTTGTCCGTATCAAGAGCGAACCCCTCTAAGCTTGCTTGCGCACTTTTTAATCCAGAAACAGTTTGTTTTAATTTTGTAATTACAGTCATTGAATGAAGCCTCCTTAAGAATATGAATTCAATGATTATAATTTGTGAGTAGCCCCAAAAATATAATTACCAAATTTAGGATTGACGATTTGTTTTTGAAGAAATAGTGAGGAGAGCTTTTTTATATGATAGTAGTTGCGTACATTGACATAAGAAGATATAATTACCAATATATCGTTTATGCGCCCATAGCTCAGTCGGATAGAGCGGTGGTTTCCGGTACCACGTCTGCCGGGGGTTCGAATCCCTCTGGGCGCGTCAAAAAGTCTTAACTTACATTTGTAGGTTAGGACTTTTTTATTTCCTTCTTGTTATATCTGTTCATAAGATTTACTATTAGTATGTGGTTATAAAAAATGATTGTTATATATTCATTTTGATTTTCAAGCGTATCAGTCGCCGTTATGAAGAACAAAAGGTGACCTGCATTTGGTCTCTCTCTTTGTTTTCACTTGGCACGGGGCTAGGCACTGACCGCTTCTTTTTTGAGCGGATCCTCTCTTCCGCTCAAAAAATAAAGGTTTTATGTCAGTTCTTCAACTTGTATTTATATATATTTTTTATTGTTTTCTTTCAATATTATCCATTTTTCAGTTGTAAGATGTAAATTTCATTAATACATATAAATTAATAATATTTGGAATGGGTATCTGCGCAGGATTCTCCTTTTAGGAAACTTATTGTACAATAGAAACAAGGGGGAGATTAGATTGAAGGCAAGTCTTTTACAAGAACAAAGCTTACGTTTGGCCATGACACAAGAGTTAAGACAAGCGATTACAATGCTCCAATATAATGTGCAGGAATTATCGGAGTTTTTGTATGAGCAATCGTTAGAGAATCCCCTTATTGAGTTAGGCGGCTTTGAGAGGGAGAAGAAAAAGAGCTCAAGTAAAAGTACAGGCAAACAAGTTAATAATCAAATGGAAATTTACAGTGTGGATTCGACAACGATTCAGCAACACTTATTAGATCAAATACAGTATTATAAAATAGATGAAGAGCAGCGAAAAGCAGCTTCTTTCATCATTATGAACATGGATGAGAATGGTTATTTACAAGAAACCAATGAAGAATTAGCAGAACTACTTGCAGCACATATTGATGTAGTGGACTGTTCTATGGAGCTTGTCCAGTCATTAGAGCCAGCAGGGGTGGGAGCGCGTAATATTCAGGAGTGTCTATCACTTCAATTGAAGCGCTTACAAAAACGAGATGAGCTGGCAGAAATGATTGTGGATGAACATTTCGTGTATTTTGTTAAGAAAGATTGGCGGAAACTTATCCATGTTATGAAATGTAATAATGAAGAATTACAATCAGCTGTTGATTGTATTACATCGCTTCAGCCAAAACCAGGGCTTGCGTTTAGCTCTGAAAAACCGCTTTATATTGTTCCTGATATGGCTGTTAAAAAAGACGGCGATCGTCTCGTTTTACAAATGAATGAACGTAACATGCCAAGGATTGAAATTCATTCAGAGTATAGTGCACTTCTTCATAATAGTGAAAGTGAGGTTGCTTCTTATGTATCTGAGAAGTATCAGCATGTGCAGTGGATTATGCGCAGTTTAAAGCAACGGAAACAAACGCTTTTGCAAGTGATGGAAATCATTATGAAGAAACAACGTGATTTCTTTTGGCAGGGGCCAGAGTACTTAAAACCACTCTCCTTAAAAGAAGTAGCTGAAGAACTAAGTGTACATGAATCTACAATTAGCCGTGCTACCCGTAATAAATATGTACAAACGCCGCACGGATTGTTTGAAATGAAGTCATTTTTTAGTAACGCAGTGGTTACAACAGAAGATGAGGCTGTTTCTACAAAGCGTGTTAAACAATTGATGCAAGCGCTTGTAGAAAAAGAAAACAAGAAAAAACCACTTTCAGATCAAAAAATTTCAAAATTGTTAGAAGAAGAGCATGAAATCGTTATTTCAAGAAGAACGGTTGCGAAATATCGAGAACAAATGAATATTCCTGCTTCTTCTCTTCGAAAAACAATTGGATAGGTGAAGAAGATGAAGGTTGTTTTATATACGAAAACGGATTGTGGCCTTTGTGAGAAGGCAAAACAGCTGTTGAAAGAAGTGCAACATGAATATTCTTTTGAAATCGAGGAAATAGATATATATGAAGATGATGAGCTTTTAGAAAAGTATCAAATTATGATTCCTGTTGTGGAAATTGACGGAAAACAGGCGGAATGCGGTGTCATTCACAAAGATGTCATAATAAACTATATAAAGAATGCAGTTAAGAGTTGAATAAGTTTCTATCTCCTGTTACAATAATAAACGTAGCAGGGATTATTTTTTTAAACCTAGTGGGACATAAAATGTCACTACGGGACACGAAGTGACCACGAGGGAAAATGAACCGATGCAGTGAGGAGAAAAGATATGCGCTCATGGATTCAAAATACAAAAAAATTATTACCTGATCTGCTACCTGTTATGCAAACGAGAATGCAAATTCTTCAGCACATTCGTCTCATGCAGCCGATTGGCAGAAGAAATTTATCTGCAAGTCTTGGTATGACAGAACGAGTATTGCGAAGTGAAGTACAAGTTTTGAAAGAACAAAACTTAGTTCACGTCGCCTCTTCTGGAATGACTTTAACAGAAGAAGGAACAACTGTGGTTCTTGCTTTGGAAGACTTTATGAAAGAAATTTCCGGGTTAAAGGTTTTAGAAAAACAACTTAAGGAAACATTAGACTTGGATGAAGTTTTCGTTGTCCCTGGTGATAGTGATGAATCACCCTGGGTCAAACTGGAGATGGGCCGTGCTTGTGTGACTTGTATAAAAGACCATCTGACAGCGAATAATATCGTTGCTGTGGCTGGAGGAACAACGCTAGCTGCTGCTGCGGACATGATGCAACTAGATTGCAAAGATTTACATATGCTATTTGTCCCAGCGCGTGGTGGAATTGGAGAAGGTGTCGAATTAGAGGCCAATACCATTTGTGCGAAGATGGCACAAAATACGATGAGTAATTATCGCTTATTGTATGTTCCAGACCATGTAAGTAGCGAAGCATATGCGTCTATTGTGACAGAGCCTTCTGTGAAAGAAGTTCTTGAGTTGATTCGATCTTCCAATATCGTCATTCATGGAATTGGTGATGCGTTAACAATGGCACGGCGCAGAAATACTTCAGAAGCAGATTGGATGAAAATTAAAGCAAGTGAAGCAGTCGGCGAAGCTTTCGGTTATTACTTCAATGAACAAGGTAATGTCGTTCATAAAGTACAAACAGTAGGTATGCAGCTAAAAGATTTACATCATGTATCTCACGTTGTTGCAGTCGCTGGAGGATCTTCAAAAGCAAAAGCAATACAGGCTGTAATTAAACAAGGGCACACTTCGATTCTAATTACAGATGAAGGTGCAGCGAAACAATTAACAAAGGGTATTACCCTTTAATATAATCCCCCAAGGAGGAAATTTAAATGACTAAAATTGGTATTAATGGATTTGGACGTATCGGACGTAACGTATTCCGCGCAGCTCTTAACAACCCAGAGGTAGAAGTAGTAGCAATCAACGACTTAACAGACGCTAAAACTTTAGCTCACCTTTTAAAATATGACACAGTTCACGGAACTTTAAATGCAGAAGTATCTGCTAACGAAAGCAGCATCGTTGTTAATGGTAAAGAAATTAAAGTTATCGCTGAGCGTGACCCAGCTCAATTACCATGGAGCGACTACGGAGTAGAAATCGTAGTAGAATCTACTGGACGTTTCACTAAGAAAGCAGACGCTGAAAAACACTTAGGTGGATCAGTTAAAAAAGTTATCATCTCTGCACCAGCTTCTGACGAAGATATCACTGTTGTTATGGGTGTTAACCACGAACAATACGATGCAGCTAGCCACAACGTAGTATCTAACGCTTCTTGTACTACAAACTGCTTAGCTCCATTCGCTAAAGTATTAAACGAAAAATTCGGCGTAAAACGCGGAATGATGACAACAATTCACTCTTACACTAACGACCAACAAATCTTAGACTTACCACACAAAGATTTACGTCGTGCTCGTGCAGCAGCTGAAAACATGATCCCAACATCTACTGGTGCAGCTAAAGCTGTAGCATTAGTATTACCAGAACTTAAAGGTAAATTAAACGGTGGCGCAGTACGTGTTCCAACTGCTAACGTTTCTCTTGTTGACTTAGTTGTTGAACTTGACAAAGAAGTAACAGTGGAAGAAATCAATGCAGCATTCAAAGCAGCTGCTGAAGGCGAATTAAAAGGTATCCTTGGATACAGCGAAGAGCCATTAGTATCTATCGACTATAACGGATGCACAAACTCTTCTACAATCGATGCATTATCTACAATGGTAATGGAAGGTAACATGGTTAAAGTACTTTCTTGGTACGATAACGAAACTGGTTACTCTAACCGTGTAGTAGACTTAGCTGCATACATGACTTCTAAAGGTCTTTAATTCTTAAGTTTATAAGTTATCAATGACAAAACGAGGGAGAGGGTTTGTTCCCTCTCTCTCTTCTTTCGTTTTAGAAGCAAATGTGATAAGCTTTTGAATGGGTTTTGTCAATCCTAACTAGTCGGAGGGAAATCCAATGAACAAAAAATCAATTCGTGACGTAGATTTAAAAGGTAAACGAGTATTTTGCCGCGTTGACTTCAACGTACCTATGAAAGATGGCAAAGTTACAGACGAGACTCGTATTCGTGCAGCTCTTCCTACAATTCAATATTTAGTAGAGCAAGGTGCGAAAGTTATTTTAGCAAGTCACTTAGGTCGTCCAAAAGGCCAAGTAGTAGAAGAAATGCGTCTTACTCCAGTAGCTGCACGTTTAGGTGAGCTTCTTGGTAAAGATGTGAAAAAAGCGGACGAAGCATTCGGACCAGCTGTACAAGAAATGGTTGCAGCAATGAACGAAGGCGACGTATTAGTTCTTGAAAACGTACGTTTCTATGCGGGCGAAGAAAAGAACGATGCAGAACTTGCGAAAGAATTTGCAGCTCTTGCTGATCTTTTCGTTAACGATGCATTCGGTGCAGCTCACCGTGCTCATGCTTCTACTGCAGGTATTGCAGACTACCTACCAGCAGTATCTGGTTTCCTAATGGAAAAAGAGTTAGAAGTATTAGGTAAAGCACTTTCTAACCCAGAACGCCCATTTACAGCAATCATCGGTGGTGCGAAAGTAAAAGATAAAATCGGTGTAATTCGTCATCTATTAGACAAAGTAGATAACCTAATTATCGGTGGTGGCCTTGCTTACACATTCGTAAAAGCATTAGGACATGAAATCGGACAATCTCTATGTGAAAATGACAAAATTGACTTAGCAAAAGAGTTTATGGAACTTGCAAAAGAAAAGGGCGTAAACTTCTATATGCCAGTTGATGTTGTAATTACAGAAGAGTTCTCTGAAACTGCAACAACAAAAGTTGTAGGTATCGATGCAATTCCTGAAACTTGGGAAGGCGTGGATATCGGACCGAAAACAAGTGAAATTTATGCTGATGTAATTAAAAACTCTAAGCTTGTTGTATGGAACGGACCAATGGGTGTATTTGAAATGACTCCATTTGCAGAAGGTACAAAAGCAGTAGGACAAGCATTAGCAGATGCAGAAGGTACATACTCTGTTATCGGCGGTGGTGACTCTGCAGCAGCTGTTGAAAAATTCGGTATGGCTGACAAAATGAGCCACATTTCTACTGGCGGCGGTGCGTCATTAGAATTTATGGAAGGTAAAGAACTTCCAGGTGTAGTTTGTCTTAACGACAAATAAGTAGCAGCCAAAGAAAAAGGACGGTGCAAAGCATGCGTAAACCAATTATCGCAGGTAACTGGAAAATGAATAAAACTTTATCTGAAGCAGTTAGCTTCGTAGAGGAAGTAAAAGGTCAAATCCCAGCAGCTTCAGCTGTTGATGCAGTAGTTTGCTCTCCAGCTCTTTTCTTAGAGCGCTTAGTAGCGGCAACTGAAGGAACGGACTTAAAAGTAGGTGCACAAAACATGCACTTCGAAAAAAATGGTGCATTCACTGGCGAAATTAGCCCAGTAGCACTTAGCGACTTAAAAGTGAGCTACGTAGTACTTGGCCACTCTGAGCGTCGTGAAATGTTTGCTGAAACAGACGAAACAGTAAACAAAAAGACTCTTGCAGCATTTGAACATGGTTTAACACCAATCGTTTGCTGTGGTGAAACTTTAGAAGAGCGCGAAAGCGGAAAAACATTTGATCTAGTAGCAGGTCAAGTGACAAAAGCACTTGCAGGTTTAACAGAAGAGCAAGTGAAAGCTACTGTTATCGCATATGAGCCAATTTGGGCGATCGGTACAGGCAAATCTTCTTCTTCTGCAGATGCAAACGAAGTATGTGCGCACATCCGTAAAGTTGTTGCAGAAGCTGTTTCTCCAGCAGCTGCAGAAGCTGTTCGTATTCAATACGGCGGTAGCGTAAAACCAGAAAACATTAAAGAATACATGGCACAATCTGACATCGACGGCGCTTTAGTTGGCGGTGCTAGCTTAGAGCCTGCTTCCTTCTTAGGTCTTCTGGGGGCGGTAAAATGAGAAAGCCAACAGCTTTAATCATTCTTGACGGTTTCGGACTACGTGAAGAAACTTACGGGAATGCTGTAGCACAAGCTAAGAAACCTAATTTTGATGGTTACTGGAACAAGTTCCCTCACACAACGCTTACAGCATGTGGCGAGGCAGTGGGTCTTCCAGAAGGTCAAATGGGTAACTCTGAGGTTGGTCACTTAAATATCGGTGCTGGCCGCGTAGTATATCAAAGCTTAACACGTGTGAACGTTGCAATTCGTGAAGGTGAGTTCGATAAGAAC
This sequence is a window from Bacillus pseudomycoides DSM 12442. Protein-coding genes within it:
- a CDS encoding DUF1657 domain-containing protein, which translates into the protein MTVITKLKQTVSGLKSAQASLEGFALDTDNQQAKQLFQTAAQQTQSIIDSLNPRVDEVQQEEPQYGQQ
- a CDS encoding HPr family phosphocarrier protein, producing MVQKQVEVALKNGLQARPAALFVQEANRFHADIFIEKDGKTVNAKSIMGIMSLAIGSGSNVTIITEGSDAEAALEALAAYVQNKQ
- the whiA gene encoding DNA-binding protein WhiA, with amino-acid sequence MSFASETKKELTKLEMKECCEKAELSALLRMNGSLSFSNRRLSIDIQTENAAIARRIYTLLKKGYDVTVELLVRKKMRLKKNNVYIVRLVEKSREILADLHIVREDFSFIRNISQELIEKKCCKRSYLRGAFLAGGSVNNPETSSYHLEVFSLYKEHNDSICELMNGFDLNSKTLERRKGYITYLKEAEKITEFLNIIGAHNALLRFEDIRIVRDMRNSVNRLVNCETANLNKTIGAALRQIENIRYIDETVGMDVLPDKLREIAQLRINYQDVTLKELGEMVSGGKISKSGINHRLRKIDEIAEKLRAGEPVAKK
- the spoVAE gene encoding stage V sporulation protein AE, with the translated sequence MIFFWAFVIGGLICVIGQLMFDVGKLTPAHTMATLVVAGAILDGFNLYEPLIDFAGAGATVPITSFGNALVHGAMAEAAKHGIVGVITGMFKVTSAGISAAIIFGFIGALLFKPKG
- the spoVAC gene encoding stage V sporulation protein AC, giving the protein MSSKDKNLTPVQQEYKKFAQQREPKRPVLKNCIKAFFVGGLICFIGQLISTFYITYFDFTERSAGNPTVATLIFISMLLTGFGVYDRLGQFAGAGTAVPVTGFGNSVIAACIEHRTEGFVLGVGGNMFKLAGSVILFGVFSAFVIALIKTILVQWGGL
- the rpoN gene encoding RNA polymerase factor sigma-54, whose translation is MKASLLQEQSLRLAMTQELRQAITMLQYNVQELSEFLYEQSLENPLIELGGFEREKKKSSSKSTGKQVNNQMEIYSVDSTTIQQHLLDQIQYYKIDEEQRKAASFIIMNMDENGYLQETNEELAELLAAHIDVVDCSMELVQSLEPAGVGARNIQECLSLQLKRLQKRDELAEMIVDEHFVYFVKKDWRKLIHVMKCNNEELQSAVDCITSLQPKPGLAFSSEKPLYIVPDMAVKKDGDRLVLQMNERNMPRIEIHSEYSALLHNSESEVASYVSEKYQHVQWIMRSLKQRKQTLLQVMEIIMKKQRDFFWQGPEYLKPLSLKEVAEELSVHESTISRATRNKYVQTPHGLFEMKSFFSNAVVTTEDEAVSTKRVKQLMQALVEKENKKKPLSDQKISKLLEEEHEIVISRRTVAKYREQMNIPASSLRKTIG
- a CDS encoding DUF421 domain-containing protein, coding for MPHIHIPEWPLVIIRSLCILIILFAITKWLGKRQISQLSFFEYIAGMTIGDIAAEVSTGLEQNFFHGVSSILVFAIVPFFAGLASLKNKTVRDFFEGKSTVFIKDGKVLEDNLKKEKYTSDELLELLRKKDVFNIADVEFAVLEPNGELNVLLKKDRQPLTAKDIGLKVPNEKETHTVIMDGNVLDEPLSASGHNRAWLHMELEKIGVVIENVFLGQIDSYGQLTVDIYNDKIQMPSPQNKPLLLASLKKCHADLELFSLETKSKSASQMYSKNAKQIEHVLNKVTYLLKE
- the spoVAD gene encoding stage V sporulation protein AD, with protein sequence MLQGHRTWVFENKPVIISTGVVGGPFEAKGKIPEDFDTLHEDLWLGQDSYEKAHKILFEEACSRATEKARLRKEDIQFVLAGDLINQITPSSFACRTLGTPYLGLFGACSTSMEGLALGASIVNAKGAKYLLTGSSSHNTAVEKQFRYPTEYGGQKPPTAQWTVTGAGAALLSSTGDGPRVTSATIGRIVDMGLTDPFNMGGAMAPAAVDTIEAHLRDMQIDASHYDLIVTGDLGHVGREISYDLLHKHGTKVKSEQFQDCGLLIYREGQPVLAGGSGAGCSATVVYGHLLNRMKKGEFKRMLVVATGALLSPLTFQQEETIPCIAHAVSIEFGGVEQ
- a CDS encoding DUF1657 domain-containing protein, which produces MTVVASVKTCLASLKGAQASLSTLSQDAADEEAKRVFHECMLEMDSVIADLKNRISMLEREEPQYKGF
- the clpP gene encoding ATP-dependent Clp endopeptidase proteolytic subunit ClpP — its product is MNLIPTVIEQTNRGERAYDIYSRLLKDRIIMLGSAIDDNVANSIVSQLLFLESQDPEKDIHIYINSPGGSITAGMAIYDTMQFIKPQVSTICIGMAASMGAFLLAAGEKGKRYALPNSEVMIHQPLGGAQGQATEIEIAAKRILFLREKLNQILADRTGQPLEVLQRDTDRDNFMTAERALEYGLIDKIFTNR
- a CDS encoding YhcN/YlaJ family sporulation lipoprotein, which produces MRKLGIITALFVLLLSSFTGCGSSPLDKKVKKEEAKRTEEKNGPKLTKMSTESFNQSISQEAKKKVLAMEEIIKATAVNSNLDLYIAVKPEHHERFGLKPLRTKIKKQLSDEYPTFNIQVSTDRKIFMLLDNLENKIKKKEVNKDQIKKQLKLIQSEVKSDT